One window of the Rhipicephalus sanguineus isolate Rsan-2018 chromosome 4, BIME_Rsan_1.4, whole genome shotgun sequence genome contains the following:
- the LOC119388872 gene encoding THAP domain-containing protein 1-like: MPCCCAFGCRNRTEDGKKLFCIPRGKQNLTRRKVWLHRIGRKDFEPSATARLCEDHFTEDQFEPIILKNTGEKKLRPFATPSIFLHRPVAKPCTPPPKRTRVDSTDDPKVKQNTQVDVEPQPVDTENDVPDMQPDPQIPAPFQPESTQAGLLIQAALQRRVAQLETELQAARRKLQLAQRQRLQALTANKRLSQD, from the exons atgccttgttgctgcgcgtttgggtgccgaaaccggacggaagacggcaagaagttattttgcatcccgcggggcaaacagaacctaaccagaagaaaagtgtggttgcacagaattggacggaaagacttcgaaccgtcggccactgcacgactatgcgag GACCATTTCACCGAAGACCAGTTTGAACCGATTATTCTCAAGAATACCGGTGAAAAGAAGCTAAGGCCATTTGCGACGCCAAGCATCTTTTTGCATCGACCAGTAGCAAAGCCATGCACGCCACCCCCTAAAAGAACAAGAGTGGACAGTACTG ATGACCCCAAAGTCAAGCAAAACACACAGGTCGATGTCGAACCCCAGCCAGTGGACACCGAGAATG ATGTTCCTGATATGCAACCAGACCCACAGATTCCTGCCCCATTCCAGCCAGAAAGTACACAGGCTG GCCTGTTGATACAAGCAGCTCTGCAGAGGAGGGTGGCACAGCTTGAAACTGAACTTCAGGCGGCGCGACGGAAGCTTCAACTTGCTCAGAGGCAGCGTTTGCAGGCACTAACTGCAAATAAGCGCTTGTCGCAGGACTAA